The Rhizobium sp. CCGE531 genomic sequence GCCATTGAAGGAGGCGGAAACCGGGCCGATCTTCAGCTTCACGGTCGCTGTCAGTTCCGTCGGAGAAATCCTCTCTAGGCTTTGACAGCCGGGAATGCATTGCTTGAGGATTTCGGGATCGTTCAGTGCCGCCCACACCGCGTCCCTGGGTGCTGCGATCCGCTCCTCGCCGGTCATGTCCATGCGCAATCCTCCCAATGTGACATTTTGTGCATGGATCATCGCAGATCGGAAAGCGCTTTGCCAAGTGGCGGCCAGATGCTATTTGCACGCACATATCAATTTTGAGACAAGCATGGTGAAACACAGGGAAAACCGCCCCGGCCACAAGGCCGCCGGCGGTCTTGGGGCAAAGCCCCGGCGCGATATGCCCGGCAAGCCGCCGGCAAAACCCGCGCATGCTTCAAGGCCAGCCAAGCCTTCGCATGATGCCAGGCCTTCGCGTGATGCCAAGCCTTTGCGCGATCATGGCGAGCGGGTGGTCGAGCCGCGCGATGCGGCGACCGCGTCTGCGACGCCCGAGCGCCCGCTGATGACGCGAAGCGGCGAGCGGCCGGCCGAACGCGTGCCCGTTATTCTCGAATCGCTGGGTGCCGGGGATTTTCACCTCATCGACAGCGGCAATAGCCTGAAGCTCGAGCAGTACGGTCCCTATCGCATCGTCCGGCCCGAGGCGCAGGCGCTGTGGCCGCCGTCGCTCGCCTCCCATGTCTGGGACAATGCCGATGCCATCTTCACCGGCGATACGGATGAGGACGGCATGGGCCGGTGGCGTTTCCCGCGCGAGGCGCTGGGTGAGACCTGGCCGCTGCAATTGCTCGGCGTCGATTTTCTCGGCCGTTTCACCGCCTTTCGCCATGTCGGGGTCTTCCCGGAGCAGATCGTGCACTGGGCCTGGATGAAGGAGCAGGGCGAGGCGGCGAAAAGGCCGCTGAAGGTCCTGAACCTCTTCGGCTATACCGGCGTGGCGTCTCTGGTGGCGGCAGCCGCCGGCGCGGAAGTGACCCATGTCGACGCCTCGAAGAAGGCGATCGGCTGGGCGCGCGAAAACCAGGCTTTGGGCCGCATGGAAAAGCTGCCGATCCGCTGGATCTGCGAGGATGCGATGAAGTTCATCCTGCGCGAGGAGCGGCGCGGCAACAAATACGACATTATCCTCACCGACCCGCCGAAGTTCGGCCGCGGCCCGAATGGCGAGGTCTGGCATCTGTTCGAGCACCTGCCGCTGATGCTCGATATCTGCCGCGAGATCCTGTCGCCGAAGGCGCTCGGCCTCGTGCTGACGGCCTATTCCATCCGCGCCAGCTTCTATTCGATCCATGAGCTGATGCGCGAGACGATGCGCGGCGCCGGCGGCGTGGTCGAATCCGGCGAGCTCGTCATCCGCGAGGCAGGCCTCGACGGCCGCACGCCGGGCAGGGCGCTTTCCACCTCTCTCTTCAGCCGCTGGGTGCCGAAATGAACCAGGATTTCCGTAATGACGGCCCGCGCAAGGTCGGACAGGTCAAGGAAGTTACCTCGCTTGCCAATCCGATCGTCAAGGATATCAAGGCGCTGACGGTCAAGAAGTCCCGCGAGGAAAGCGGCGCCTTCCTGGCCGAGGGCTTGAAGCTCGTCATCGACGCGCTCGATCTCGGCTGGACGATCCGCACGCTGGTCTATGCCAAGGCCGCCAAGGGCAAGCCGCTTGTCGAGCAGGTTGCCGCCAAGACGGTCGCCGCCGGCGGACTGGTGCTGGAAGTAAGCGAAAAGGTCATCGGCTCGATCACCCGCCGCGACAATCCGCAGATGGTGGTCGGCGTGTTCGAGCAGCGCTGGCGACAGCTTCGGGACGTCAAGCCGAAGGCGGGCGAGACCTGGGTGGCGCTCGACCGAGTGCGGGATCCCGGCAATCTCGGCACCATCATTCGCACCGCCGATGCGGCCGGCGCTTCCGGCGTGAT encodes the following:
- a CDS encoding RNA methyltransferase; the encoded protein is MNQDFRNDGPRKVGQVKEVTSLANPIVKDIKALTVKKSREESGAFLAEGLKLVIDALDLGWTIRTLVYAKAAKGKPLVEQVAAKTVAAGGLVLEVSEKVIGSITRRDNPQMVVGVFEQRWRQLRDVKPKAGETWVALDRVRDPGNLGTIIRTADAAGASGVILLGETTDPFSLETVRATMGSVFAVPVVKATPEEFLAWKKAAGVAVVATHLAGAVDYRTIDYKRKPVVILMGNEQSGLPDALAKEADALARIPQAGRADSLNLAVATAVMLFEARRHILTLSETR
- a CDS encoding class I SAM-dependent methyltransferase codes for the protein MPGKPPAKPAHASRPAKPSHDARPSRDAKPLRDHGERVVEPRDAATASATPERPLMTRSGERPAERVPVILESLGAGDFHLIDSGNSLKLEQYGPYRIVRPEAQALWPPSLASHVWDNADAIFTGDTDEDGMGRWRFPREALGETWPLQLLGVDFLGRFTAFRHVGVFPEQIVHWAWMKEQGEAAKRPLKVLNLFGYTGVASLVAAAAGAEVTHVDASKKAIGWARENQALGRMEKLPIRWICEDAMKFILREERRGNKYDIILTDPPKFGRGPNGEVWHLFEHLPLMLDICREILSPKALGLVLTAYSIRASFYSIHELMRETMRGAGGVVESGELVIREAGLDGRTPGRALSTSLFSRWVPK